The genome window CGAGCTTCCAGCGCACGGTGAACAGCGGCATCATATCGACTCGTTGTTGCAGAGTACGTTCAACCACGTCAAGCATGTCGTTCTTCTGGCGTCGCAGGTCAGTGATTCTGTCCGCTCCTACCTGGATGCTGGTGAACTGATCATGTGAGCGGGGAAAACGGAAGGAGCGCGTAGCGCGGCTGGAGTTTTTCCCGCGGCGGCACTGGGTGGCCGCTGGCGTCGCCGCGTGATCGCGCGCAGTTCCCCGCTATGCTGCGCGGGGGCCGTGGCGATCACCGTGTCCCCCAGACACACGCGCCAACTGCCATCCAGGAGCTGGCGGACCTCGACCCGCGCGCCCGCATCGCTGCGCTTACGCGGCCCTGGGGGCACGTCGATGAACGTTCCGCCGAGCCGCACCGTGTTGTCGTTGAGCACCGTAGCGTCGTACCCTAAGCTGCACAGCCGCTCAAGATCGAGATCCCGCCGCATTGGGCGCCACGCGTCGCCCAAAAGCATGGCATCGGGTCTGAAAACTGGAATGTCGACTTTGTCGCGGTGGAGCAGAACGGAACGCACTGGCTACACTTAGTAGCCCGCGGTTTCAACTGCTGCGCAGCCGGGCAACCGAGGTTTTGGGGCTCGCACGGCCCCGAATGCAAGCAGAGTTGCACGCTTGCACTCGGGGCCGCGCGGATCACCGCACTGACCCGTTCACGCTGCGCCGGAGACCGGCGGTGCTGGCGGCGGCGGATTGTCCTGCGCGTGTTTGCCGTTGCGGCCGCCGTTTCGCGCCGCTTGCCCGAACAGCGTGGTGTACAGATACGGCTCGCCGTCATCGCTGGCCGCACGGGCGCCGCGCTTAAGCGCCGCCAGCGTCTTTTCCCACGTCTGGTACGCAGCTTGAATGGAGGCGTTACGGGCTGAAAACGCATCGTGCGGCGCTGCAAAGTCCGATTTCAGGACTGTAAAGGCAGTTTGCAGCACACATTTCGGGCATCACAAACTGAAAACGCACTTTGCGGGCCGCCACTATGCCATTGCGGCTCGGTCCAGGCACTTTTTCCCCTGAAATGTGGATGTGCCGCTCTGCGGGGCCACATGGCAGGGGAGAGGGTCGGGGTGAGGGCATGCCTGCCACGTAAGTATCAGCCGGTGTGCGCAAGAACCCGGAGGTGCCGCCAGCCACGTCCCGACACCCCTTTCGCGGGTTGGCCTTGCTATTATGCAACTTGGATATCGTGCTAAGGAGGAAATGAGCAGATCGAAGCCGTTGGCTATCGCGGCCGAGATGATACAGGAAGGTCGCTGATGCCCTTCACCCACCTGCCTTTCGTGTCCCTCGACTGGACGGCCGGGGCGCACCCGCTCGAGACAAAGAAACTCGTCGAGGGCCAGCCCGTTGTGCTGCTCGAGTTCGCACCGGGGTTCGAGGATCCGAACTGGTGCGAGCGCGGGCATATCATCTACGTGCTCGATGGAGTGCTCGACCTCGTGCTGGACGACCGAACGGAGCGGATCGCGGCGGGCGATGGGTGCAGGCTCGATCCGACAACGCGGCACCGGGCCAAAAATCCCGGCAACGTGCCGGTGCGGCTCTTCGTCGTGAGCGATTGCAATTCCGTTCTGGTTACGCTAGCAAAGGCCACTCGAACCCAATCCATGAAGACGCCGAATCTGATGCGCTTGAGGATGCGCCCGTTCGTTCGGGCCGAGCGCGTCGTACCAACGTCTTCGGGGGAGCCCTTTGCCGCCGCGCACGACCTCGATTGATGCTCTCCGCGCCCACATCGATCGTATTGATGAGAAGCTGCTCACGCTGCTGAACCGGCGCGCCCGCTTGGCGGTCGCCATCGGTCAACACAAGCGCCGCGAGCGTGCCAGCATTTACACGCCGGACCGCGAAAAACGCATCGTGCAACGCCTGCTGGCGGTCAATAAAGGGCCGCTGAAGGCGGAGAACATCCGTCCGATCTTTCGCGAGATTATGTCGGCCTGCCTGTCGTTGGAAAGACGGCTGCGGGTTGCCTGTCTTGGACCGTTGGGGACCTTCTCGCACCAGGCCGTGCGGGAGCAGTTCGGGTCCGCCAGCGAGGTCATTCCGGTCAGCTCGATCGCTGGGGCGTTTGATGAGGTCGAGCGCGGACGTGCCGATTACGCCGTGGTGCCAGTGGAGAACTCGACCGAAGGCACGGTGGCGGCAACGCTCGATCGGTTCGTCACCTCACCGCTCGTCATCAAGGCGGAACTGTTGCTGCGAATCGAGCAGTGTCTGCTCTCGCGCAGCGGCCGCCCCGGCGACTTGCGCCGCATCGTATCGCATCCGCAATCGCTCGGGCAGTGCCGGGAGTGGCTGGCGCAGCATTTCCCCGGGTTGCCGCAGGCCGAGGCCGCGAGCAATTCGCAAGCGGCCATTATGGCCGGGGAAGACCCACACATTGGCGCGATCGCTGGGCGCGTGGCCGCCGAGGAGTACGGCCTCAAGGTGATGGCCTCCAACATTCAGGATCAAAAGCATAACTGCACCCGCTTCTTGGTGTTGGGACTCGATGGTATTGGCCGACCGAGTGGCGATGACAAGACCTCCGTGTTGCTGTCGTTGCCGCACGAGGCCGGGGCCTTGCATCGCGTGCTCAAGCCGTTCGCGGACAATCGCGTCAGCATCAGCACCATCGAGTCGCGGCCGCTGAAAGAGCGGGCATGGGAATACCTCTTCTTCCTCGACCTGGTGGGTCACGTAAAGGAGCGACGAGTGGCACGGGCGCTGGCGGCAGTGAAAAGCCGATGTCTGTCGCTCAAGGTGCTGGGATCGTACCCGGCGTCGCCAGGGCCGGTGTAGACGGGCACGACGGTATGGCTGTGGACATCAAATCCCGGGTTCCCGAATGGATCCGCTCGCTGGCGCCCTATCCCCCGGGGAAGCCCATCGAAGAGCTGGAGCGCGAGTACGGTATCCTGGGGTCCATCAAACTGGCCTCCAATGAGAATCCGCTCGGCCCGTCGCCCAAAGCACTGGCGGCGATCACCGCGGCGCTCGGCAACTTGCATCGCTACCCGGACGGCAGCTGCTTTTATCTCAAGCGGGCGGTGGCCAAGAAGCTGGGCGTCTCGCCCGACGTGCTCATCTTCGGCAACGGCTCCAACGAGATCATCGAGCTGGCCGTGCGCACGTTCATGCAGCGCGGCGACGAAGCGGTCATGGCGGATCAAGCCTTCATCGTCTACCGCCTGGTGGTGCAGGCGGCCGGAGGGATCGGTCGCATCGTGCCGCTGCGCCAGTTCACGCACGACCTCGAAGCCATCGCCGAAGCGATCACCCCGGCAACGCGCATCGTCTTCCTGGCCAATCCCAACAACCCGACGGGGACCATCTTCTTTCGCCGGCAATGGGAGGAATTCCTGGCCGCCTTGCCGCCGCACGTCATTGTGGTGATGGACGAGGCGTACTGCGAGTTTGTTGACGACCCGGAGTACCCGGATTCGCTGGCCGACCACAGCCCCCACCGCCTGTTGATCACGCTGCGGACCTTTTCGAAGGTTTACGGGCTCGCCGGTTTGCGCATCGGATATGGTGTGGCCCATCCAGAGTTGGTCGAGTTGATGAACCGGGTCCGCCAACCGTTTAATGTCGGAAACCTGGCGCAGGTGGGTGCGTTGGCCGCGTTGGATGATGACGAGCACGTCGAGCGGACCAAGCACTGCAACCGCGAGGGCATGGCGTTTCTCCATCAAGAGTGTGCCCGGCTGGGTTTGGATTACGTGCCGAGCTGGGCCAATTTCCTGTTGGTGCGCGTTGGCAACGGGGCACGGATATACGAGGCGCTGCTGCGCCAAGGCGTCATTGTCCGCCCCATGAGTGTGTACGGTTTCCCTGAGCATGTGCGGGTCACCGTGGGCACCGCCGCGGAGAACGGACGCTTCATCACGGCGCTCGAGCACATCGTGCGCGGAGGAGGTGCGGGTGCCGCGGCTTTTTGATCGGGTCGCGATTGCCGGCGTCGGCCTCATCGGTGGCTCGCTGGCGTTGGCGGCACGTGCGGCCGGCTTGATCGGCGAGGTGGTCGGTTACGGCCGCACCGAAGCCAATCTACAGACGGCGAAGCGCCGTGGCATCGTCGACCGCTATAGTCTCGATGCGGCTGAGGCCGCTCGCGGTGCCGACCTGCTGCTCTTGGCCGTGCCGGTGAATGCCATCGGCGCAGTGGCACAAGCCTGTGCGCCGGTGTTGCGGGCTGACGCAATCGTCACCGACGTGGGCAGCGTCAAAGCGACGGTCATCGACCAGGTGGAAGGGGTGTTGCCGCCGGGCCTGTCGTTTGTCGGCGCCCATCCCATCGCCGGTACCGAGCACTCCGGAGCGGGCGCCGCCTTCGCCGAACTGTTCCAGGGCAGCCGCTGCATCATCACGCCGGGGCGCCACGCTGCGCCGGCCGCGGTCGCGAAGATTCGTGCCTTGTGGGAAGGCGTCGGCATGCGGGTCGACGAAATGGATGCGGCCCGACATGACCAGGTCCTCGCCTGGGTGAGTCACTTGCCCCACGCCCTGGCCTTCAGTGCCGTCAACGCCTTGCTCGATACGGACCCGGCGCTGGAACAATTTGCCGGTTCGAGTTTCCGTGATTTGACCCGGGTGGCAGCC of Candidatus Binatia bacterium contains these proteins:
- a CDS encoding cupin domain-containing protein, producing the protein MPFTHLPFVSLDWTAGAHPLETKKLVEGQPVVLLEFAPGFEDPNWCERGHIIYVLDGVLDLVLDDRTERIAAGDGCRLDPTTRHRAKNPGNVPVRLFVVSDCNSVLVTLAKATRTQSMKTPNLMRLRMRPFVRAERVVPTSSGEPFAAAHDLD
- the pheA gene encoding prephenate dehydratase encodes the protein MPPRTTSIDALRAHIDRIDEKLLTLLNRRARLAVAIGQHKRRERASIYTPDREKRIVQRLLAVNKGPLKAENIRPIFREIMSACLSLERRLRVACLGPLGTFSHQAVREQFGSASEVIPVSSIAGAFDEVERGRADYAVVPVENSTEGTVAATLDRFVTSPLVIKAELLLRIEQCLLSRSGRPGDLRRIVSHPQSLGQCREWLAQHFPGLPQAEAASNSQAAIMAGEDPHIGAIAGRVAAEEYGLKVMASNIQDQKHNCTRFLVLGLDGIGRPSGDDKTSVLLSLPHEAGALHRVLKPFADNRVSISTIESRPLKERAWEYLFFLDLVGHVKERRVARALAAVKSRCLSLKVLGSYPASPGPV
- the hisC gene encoding histidinol-phosphate transaminase, which produces MAVDIKSRVPEWIRSLAPYPPGKPIEELEREYGILGSIKLASNENPLGPSPKALAAITAALGNLHRYPDGSCFYLKRAVAKKLGVSPDVLIFGNGSNEIIELAVRTFMQRGDEAVMADQAFIVYRLVVQAAGGIGRIVPLRQFTHDLEAIAEAITPATRIVFLANPNNPTGTIFFRRQWEEFLAALPPHVIVVMDEAYCEFVDDPEYPDSLADHSPHRLLITLRTFSKVYGLAGLRIGYGVAHPELVELMNRVRQPFNVGNLAQVGALAALDDDEHVERTKHCNREGMAFLHQECARLGLDYVPSWANFLLVRVGNGARIYEALLRQGVIVRPMSVYGFPEHVRVTVGTAAENGRFITALEHIVRGGGAGAAAF
- a CDS encoding prephenate dehydrogenase/arogenate dehydrogenase family protein produces the protein MPRLFDRVAIAGVGLIGGSLALAARAAGLIGEVVGYGRTEANLQTAKRRGIVDRYSLDAAEAARGADLLLLAVPVNAIGAVAQACAPVLRADAIVTDVGSVKATVIDQVEGVLPPGLSFVGAHPIAGTEHSGAGAAFAELFQGSRCIITPGRHAAPAAVAKIRALWEGVGMRVDEMDAARHDQVLAWVSHLPHALAFSAVNALLDTDPALEQFAGSSFRDLTRVAASSVDMWSDIFLANAAQVDGAIVKFVAALEGLRRAIAGGDEAQLRGQLERARRARQEWTRRSHDG